The Puntigrus tetrazona isolate hp1 unplaced genomic scaffold, ASM1883169v1 S000000171, whole genome shotgun sequence DNA segment GATTTCTTGCCGTCTGTCTCGTTCCCGTCAGCAAAAAACAGACGAGGAGAGTTACGTTTTTAATGGAAGGTTACGAATGCGGAAGTTTTCTCAACTGAAATGTGGAATTGAATTGCATTTGATTTTCATATTGATTTCTAATTTTTTGGTGGACAGAAGTGGTACAGTATTCAAAACTAACAGCTGTTTTTCTGAAAAGTAACTCGTTTAATTCTGTGATGCATCTCTTTGTCCTGTGTTTCTTATCTCAGTCGAATGCAAAGCTCAAGCTGGTGAGGAGTCTTGCAGTTTGTGAGGAGTCTTCAGGACCGTTTTCCACCGACGGTCCTCCGGAAACACAGGTAACTGCACAAACGCCGGACGATTTGAGACTCTGATGTCAAAAGGTTGAAGTGTAGACTGTGCAAAGTGCGTTTTGGCAAACAAAATACTCCCGATCACGCTAGAATTGATTCTGTATGCCTCCGTTAGCATAGGGTCATTAAGATTCATAAATTCACGtccaaatatatgcatgttgtTTGTTTCAGGACATCATTCAGCTTCACATCAGCTGTCCATCTGacaaagaggaagagaaatCCTCGAAAGACGAGTACGAGAATGAAGAAAGGGAAAAGAAGGATAAAACTCCACGCAAGATGCTTTCGCGCGGTAAGACGTTCCTTattaatggtttattttatGGAAACTAGTTCCTGTTATCAACGTACGATATAATAGAGCTCGGCAGAAgtacaaacattcatttttttcttcgcCTCAAAGCCGCCTTTTTGctttaattcaacattttttgaataatCACGCTATAAGCGGAATATGTGGTGagaaactacattacccatgatgccGTAGAGAAAAATTCCACCATCTCTAGCTCCGCCCACTCCCGTGAAGCGCCGCAAATGACAAAATTGGGCCAATACAAAGCAAGCAACAAACTTACCTTTAAATGAACACTCAGGAGTTTCATTATTGGCTTGTCGTTGACGGAGCTTCGTGGGATTTGTAGTTCTCTCCAGCTCTTgtatatttgtctttttgtctgatcttcatatgcttttttttgcttgtgaTTCTCCTCGTAGCCGGTTGGTTTAATTTGTGGCTTACAATGCTTTAACATAGAATTCTTTCAAATCCGTATGGGGCAAAATGAGTAAGAAAAACACTTCTGTAACCAGCAGCACTTTATATGAGCCACGATGCAACAAAATATGAAGAATTAACTAAATGACCTGTTTTGAACAGAGTATTTAATGCT contains these protein-coding regions:
- the LOC122333006 gene encoding R3H domain-containing protein 2-like — translated: MHLFVLCFLSQSNAKLKLVRSLAVCEESSGPFSTDGPPETQDIIQLHISCPSDKEEEKSSKDEYENEEREKKDKTPRKMLSRDSSQEYTDSTGIDVHEFLVNTLKNNPRDRMMLLKLEQDILDFINDEKSASILNHQYLLNCTDTNS